DNA from Stenotrophomonas acidaminiphila:
ATCCGCTGGTGGAACACCTGAAGGGCAGGAAGATATTCGCCTGCCGCTCGACGGCGATCGCCGGCATGCCGCTGTTCGCATCGGCCGCGGCCACCGAGGTGAGCGCGGTGCCCGCGGCGCAACCGAAACCGAAACCCAAGGCGAACGCGGTGACGGTGGTGGTGGACAAAGCGCCCCCGCGGCCGCTGCCCGATGCACCGGTCGCCGCGGCGCCCGCCACGGCCATGCAGCGGCTGACGCGGATGAAGACCGTACTGTCGAAGACGAAAACCGGGCGGCCGGGAACCCTCGCCGCATTGAAGAAGCATGTCGCCGCGCACTTCCAGAACCAGATCGGCGCCGACGACGTGGGGGCGATCGTGGCCGGCCTGGAACAGGCCGGCGTGGTGAAGCTGGATGGCCTGAAGGTGCGCTACGACTGAGCGCCATGGGCTCCGGCCGGCGGCATGGCCGCGTCCCGGGGCGGCCGCGCCCATCGTGCAGGCAGGCAGCCCGCGCTGCACGGTGTCCGCCGACGCCCCGGGTGGTGGCTGGTCACGGGGCCTGAACGCGGCATCGCCGACAGTGCGGCTCCCCGACCCAGGAGCTGCTGCATGCGCCTTACCCCCCTGTCGCTGGCCTGCCTGACCCTGCTGCTGCCGGCCTGCAGCCCGTCGTCACCGCCGGCCGCCACGCAAGCGGAGGCAGCCGCCGTGGCGACGCAGGAACAGGCGGATGCGGCGCCGGCCGAGGCCGCTTTCGAGTTCCCGGCGATCCCGCCGATCATGGTGCCCAGCCTCGTCGGCAGCGGCCCGGCGCAGAAGCAGCTGGAAGCCTCGATGCAGGCACTGATCGACCCGGTGGCCGGCATCAGCGTGCGCCCGGCGAACTGCGCCACCGACGGCGCGCTGGTCAACGAGAGCGGCTTCACCAATCTCGATGCCGCCGGCAACCTGCAGCGCGTTGCCGGCGAGGGCGTGTTCGAGGTGGCCGCCGATGGCAGCGGCCTGGCGGTGACCGACGAGGATGTGGTGCGGGTCAATCCCGATGGCAGCGGCAGCATCGTCAACAGTGCCGGCACCTTCGAGGTGAAGGCCGACGGCTCCGGCACCTATGTCGGCGAGCATGGGCATATCGAGCTGGACGGCAAGGGGGGCGGCACCTGGGTGGGCGACTTCGGCAACATCGAGAACCATGGCGATGGCTCGGGCCTGTGGGTGGGCGAAGAAGGCAGCATCGAGGTCCGCGCCGATGGCTCCGGGCGCTGGATCGGCGGGCCCGAAGGCATCGCCGAGAACCGCGGCGACGGCACCGGTACCGTGGGCGCGGTCGCGCGCGAGGTGCGCATGGCGCCGCTGCCGCCGCTGCCGCCGGCCGGGCGCTTCCCGCTGCTGGACAAGTTCAGGCCGTCCGGCGCGCCGTGTGGATTCGTCGTCACCCTCAGCGACAAGGTGCTGTTCGACTTCGACAAGGCGCAGGTACGTGCCGACGCCGGCAAGGTGCTGGACGCGCTGGCCACCGCGCTGCAGAAGGTGCCCTCGCGCGCCATCGAAGTCCGCGGCCACACCGACGCCAAGGGCGGCGACGACTACAACCAGGCGCTGTCCGAGCGGCGCGCGCAGGCGGTGGTGGCGGCGCTGCGCCAGCGCGGCGTTGCGCAGGACGCCAGCGCGCGTGGCTATGGCGAGGCGCAGCCGGTGGCGCCCAACGAAGTCGACGGGCGGGACAACCCCGGCGGCCGCCAGCTCAACCGCCGCGTGGAGATATTCGTGCGGACCTGAGCGGGAACCGGGCGCGGGCCCGGAAAGCCGCAGCCCGCACGAGGGACGCTGGCTTCAGGGAGCGGGCCCGGCGCCGGTAACGGACGCCTCGCTCAGTGCGCCCACCACGCCGCCAGCACCGGCATCGGCGCGCCGCCATCGATGCTGACCTGCAGGTCGAGCATGCGGTCGCCGCCGCCCTGGAAGTAGCGCAGCTCGAAGGCGTGCGCGCCGCGCGCCAGTGCGCGGCTGCCATGGGTGGTGCCGGGCGACTGGGGGCCGTCGCGGTCGATCACCACGGTGTCGTCCAGCCACAGGCGCGCGCCGTCGTCGGAGGCCAGCGAGAACCGGTAGACGGCATCGGTGGGCACGCGCACGACCCCGCGGTAGCGCAGGCCGAAACGCTCCTGGCGGGCGAAGTCCGGCAGGTCGATGACGTCGGCGGTATCCGAGCGCACCGGGCGCATGCCGGGCAGGTCGTCGGTCTTCTGCACCGGCGCCTCGAAATAGTCGCGCTGCAGGCCAGGTCGGCGCATGCCAGCCGACGCCGCCGCGGCGGGCTGCAGGGTGGTCCGCGCGTAGCTGGCGCGCATCGTCGGCCCCAGCCGCCCGTCGGCGGTGAGCAGCCGCGCCGCCACCTGTACCGGCCCCCGGGTCAGGTCCAGCGCCAGCGGGCCCGCGTAGCGCGGCGAGTCCGCGGTGGGCTCGCTGCCGTCGGTGGTGACGACGATGGCGGCATCGTCCAGCGGCGAGCGCAGCGTCAGCGTGGCCGTGGACGCCAGGGTCAGCACGTCGCCGTCCAGCCCCAGCACCTCGGGCACGCGGTAGTTCACGCCCATGCGGCCCAGCGCGGCCAGCTGCGGCCCCAGCCGCGCGGCGAAGCCGTCCCAGTCGCGGCGGTCCCGCGCCGACCACAGCACCTCGCTCATCGCCAGCGCGCGCGGCCACAGCATGTACTCGGCGGCCTGCGGCGTGCGGATATGCTCGGTCCACAGGTTGGCCTGGCCGCCACGCACGTGCGCGGCCTGCGCCGGGGTGAGCTGCGCCGGCACCGGTTCGAAGGCATACACCTGGTGCAGCGGCAGGTACTGCGGGCAGTAAGGTTCGTCGGCCGCGCGCGACTGGCAGTAGTCGAAATAGGAATACGACACCGGCGTCATCACCACGTCATGGCCGCGCCGTGCCGCCTCGATGCCTTCGCCGATGCTGCGCCAGGCCATGATCGTGGTGCTCTTTGCCGGGTCGCCGGCGAGCATCTCGTCCCAGGCCAGCATGCGCCGGCCGTGCTGCTGCAGGTAGCGTTCGACCCGGCGCATGAACCAGCCCTGCAGCGCATGCTCGTCCTTCAGCCCCTCGCGGCGGATGATCGCCTGCGCGAGTGGGCTCTGCTGCCAGCGCACGATCGGCGCCTCGTCGCCGCCGAGGTGGATGTATTCGGAGGGGAAGATCGCCATCACCTCGTCGAGCACGTTCTCGATGAACGTGAAGGTCGCCTCGCCGGGACAGACCACGTTGTCGTCCACGCCCCAGTCCACCCGCACCTGGAACGGCCCCGGCGTACAGGCCAGCTCCGGGTAGGCGGCCTGCACCGCGACGGTATGGCCGGGCATCTCGATCTCCGGCACCACGGTGATGTGCAGCCTGCGCGCGTACTCCACGATCTCACGCGCCTGGGCCTGGGTGTAGAACCCCCGTAGCGCGTGCCGTCGTACGCGATGCGGCCGTCGCGCCGGTGCAACGCGGTCTGCGCGCGCCACGCGCCGACCTCGGTGAGCTTGGGGTAGCGCTTGATCTCCAGCCGCCAGCCCTGGTCGTCGGTCAGGTGCCAGTGCAGCACGTTGAACTTGTAGCGCGCCATCAAGTCGAGCTGGCGCTTGATGTAGTCCATCGGGAACAGGTGGCGGGCCACGTCCAGGTGCAGGCCGCGCCAGGCGAAGCGCGGCGCGTCGTCGATGGCGACGTGGGCGATGCCGTCGCCGCCGTCGGCCAGCAGCTGGCGCAGGGTCTGCAGGCCATGGAACAGGCCGGCGTCGCCGGCCGCGCGCAGGCGGATGCCGCGTTCGTCCACGCGCAGGGTATAGCCCTCGGGGTTGGCGCCGGCGTCCGCGTCCAGGGTCAGGGTGAGGTCGGCCGGCGCGCGGCTGCCGGCCGTGTCCAGCGGGCGCTGCCACGCCGCCCGCAGGATGTCCCCGGCCAGCACACGCAGCGCATCCACGCGTGCCGGGTCGCCCTGCGTGGCGATGCGCAGCGTGGCACCGGGACGGTAGCGCCCGGGCTGCATGTCCATCCGTGCCGGCAGGGGGACGACCGACGGGGGTGTTGCCGCGCTGGCCGGCGACGGGGTCGGACATGCCAGGGCAACGACGAACAGCAGCGGGCGAAAGGCACTCATGCGCATGCGGGTCTCCGGGACAGACGTGGCGTCGGAAGGTGGCGCTTTCCCTCGTGCGCCGACATGATCCCGTGGACAGGGGGCAACGGCGACGGGAGGAGCGGGCGATGAAGACGATGACGATCCTGCGCGGCCTGGCCGTGCTGCTGCTGGGCCTGGCCAGCGCCTGCACGGCTGCGGCGCCGCGCGAACCGAACGTGGTGGTGGTGACGCTGGACGGCGTGCGTGCGCAGGAGATCTTCGGCGGCATGGATGCGGACATCGCGCGCGCGGCCGGCGACGAGAGCGGGGACGCCGGCCAGTTCGATCGCTACCGCGGCGACAGCGCCGCGCAGCGGCGCGCACGGCTGATGCCGTTCTTCTGGGGCACGTTGATGCGCGATCACGGCTGGGTCGCCGGCAATGCAACGCTTGGCAGCCGCGTGCAGCTGGGCAACCGCATGCGCTTTTCGTATCCCGGCTATGCCGAGCTGCTGACCGGGATGCCGCGCGATGACAGCGTGACCAGCAATGCCGCGATCCAGAGCCCGTACCCGACCGTGCTGGAGTTCGTGCGCGAGCGGCTGCGCCTGCCACGCGCCAAGGTCGCCGCCTTCGGTTCGTGGGACCGCTTCGCCGGCATCCCCGAGCACACCCGCGGCAGCATTACCGTCAACGCCGGCTTCATGCCGTTCGTTGACAGCGATCCGGGCATCCGCCGGCTCGATGCCATCCAGGCGCAGGCACGCACCTGGCGCCACGAACGCTTCGACGCCTTCACCGCGGCGTTCGCGCTGCGCTATCTGGAACGCGAGCGCCCGCGCCTGCTCTACGTGGGGCTGGGCGATACCGACGAGTGGGCGCACGCCGGTCGCTACATGGACACGCTCGAGGCCCTGGCGCTGGCCGACCGTTTCCTGCAGACACTGTGGCAGTGGCTGCAATCGCAGCCGGACTACCGCGACAACACCGTGCTGGTCATCGCCACCGACCACGGCCGCGGCCGCACGGTGCGCGACTGGAGCGACCACGGCCCGGACGTGGAGGGCGCGCAGGACGTGTGGCTGGCGCTGGCCGGCCCCGGCCAGGCCCGTCGTGGCGAACTGCGGCAGGCCCCGGACCTGCGCCAGGGACAGATCGCCGCCAGCATCGCCGCGCTGTTCGGCCTGGACTTCCGCGACATGGAACCCGGTGCCGGCGAGCCGGTGCAGGAAACGCTGCGCAGGCCCTGAGCGGCGCGTGCGCTGGCCTATACTCCCGCCATGTCCCCGCCTAAGAAATCGCAAGGGATGCGGAGCCAACGCGTGCCAGTCAAGAGCATCCAGAACCGCCGGCTTTACCAGCAGATCGCCGACCAGCTGCGCGGCATGATCAACCGTGGCGAATACCCCCCGGCAGCTACCTGCCACCGGAACGCGAGCTGTCGCAGCAGTTCGGCGTCAGCCGTACCTCGCTGCGCGAGGCGCTGATCGCGCTGGAGGTCCTGGGCCTGGTGCGCGTGCGCGTCGGCGACGGCGTGAGCGTGATCGGGCCGGAGCAGAGCGGGGCCACGCCCAGCGTCGGCGCGCTGGACCGCGCCCGCCAGCTCAACCCGTGGACGCTGGATCCGGAGCTGGGGTGGTGGCCGATTTCGATGCCGAGATCCCGCCATTCTCGCTGCTCAGCGCACGCCGCCTGGTGGAGCCGGAAGCCGCCGCGCTGGCGGCGGAAAACGCCACCGAGGAGGAGATTGCCGGGATCGAGGACGCGCTGCAGCGGAACATCGCCGACAACCTGCACCACTCCACCACCCATCCGGGCGACCGCCTGCTGCACGTGCGCATCGCCGACGCCAGCGGCAACCCGGCCTACGCGCTGTTGATCCGCCACCTGCTCGGGCACCGCTATGGCGCCATGTTCCAGCGGCTGCAGCATCTCTACACCCCGCACGACATGCCGCACCGCTCGGAGAACGAGCACCAGGCCATCGTCGATGCGATCCGCGCGCGTGACCCGGCAGCCGCACGCAAGGCCATGCGCGTGCACCTGGATTCGGTGATCCGGATCTTCTCGCGCGGCGAGGCCTGACCCGCAGCGCGCCGGCCGGCTCACGCCCGCGGCCGTGCGCACAGCCCGTAGCCGGCGACTACCGCGAAGCACAGTGCCGGTACCCAGAATGCGCTTTCGATCCCGCGCAGGTCGGCGATGCGGCCCATGAACCACGGCACGATGGCGCCGCCGACGACGGCCATGATGATGAAGCTTGCGCCGCGCTTGGTCTGCGCGCCCAGCCCCTTCACCCCCAGCGCGAAGATGGTGGGGAACATCATCGACATGAAGAAAAACACCGCGACCAGCGCCGCCACCGACACCGTGCCGATGCCGGCCACGACCACCGCGCACAGCACGACATTGATCGCCGCGTACGCGGTGAGCAGCCGCGCCGCCGGCACCACGCCCATCAGCGCGGTGGCCAGGAAGCGCCCGGCCAGGAAGCAGCCCAGCGCCACGGCGAGCAGGTAGGCCGCGCGCTCGGACGACAGCCCCGGCACGTGGTCCACCGCGTAGTTGATGAAGAACGCACCGACGCCGACCTGCGCGGCGACGTAGAAGAACTGCGCCACCACCGCGAACACGAAATGGCGTTGCCTGAGCAACGGCGGCTGCCGGGCCGGCGCCACCGGGGCCGCCGGCCCGGCAGCCGCCTCGGGCATGCGCGTGCGCCACACCAGCACCGCGATGGCGATGACCACGATGGCGGTGGCGACGTAGATCAGCTGCACGCCGTGGCTGCCGGAAATACCCGATGCCGGGGCGCCGAAGAACAGCTTGCCGCCGATGAAGGGAGCGATGAACGTGCCCAGCCCGTTGAACGACTGCGCCAGGTTGAGCCGGCGTTCCGAGCTCTCCGCCGGGCCGAGCACGGTGGCGTAGGGGTTGGCCGCGGTTTCCAGGCAGGCCAGCCCGCAGGCGATCACGAACAGCGCGAACAGGAAATACTCGAACACGCCGGCCGCGGTGGCCGGGATGAACAGCAGCGCGCCGACCGCGAACAGCCCCAGCCCGAGCAGGATGCCGGTCTTGTAGCCGTGGCGCTCCATCAGCCGCGCCGCCGGCAGCGCCATCAGGAAGTAGGCGCCGAAGTAGGCCGCCTGCAGCAGCGCCGAGCGCGCGCGGGTGATGTCCAGCGCTTCCTGGAAATGCTTGTTGAGCACGTCCAGCAGGCCATAGGAGAAGCCCCACAGGAAGAACAGGCTGGTGACCAGCACGAAAGCCAGGCGGTAGCGGCGTGCGCCGGTGTCCTGCGGGCTCGGGGCGGTACCGGGCAATACGGGCATGGCATTGGCTCCTGTGGATCGGATCAGTCGGTGTCGGCGAGGCGGAACAGGCAGTGCATCGGCGTCCACTTGGCGCCGTCCGGCGTCCAGGGCGTGGCCGCCTGGAACGTCCACATCAGTTCTTCCCACGCACGCAGGCGCGGGTCGCCGGCCTCGGCCGCGGCCAGGCGCGCGGCGTCGAACACGGCATCGTCGGTGTCCATCACCATCACCAGGCGCGTGCCCAGGCGGAAGATCTCCAGCTCGCGCACGCCATGCCGGCGCAGATGCGCCAGCACCTCCGGCCACACCGCGCGGTGGTATGCCTCGTACCGCGCGATCAGGGACGGGTCGTCCTTCAGGTCGAGTGCGAGGCAATGGCGCATGGATGGGCTCCTCAGGTCAGTGCGCGGTCGAGGTGGGTGTAGCCGCCGTCCACGAACAACCATTGCCCGGTGACGTGCGAAGCGCGTGCCGACAACAGGAACAGCACGCTGTCGGCGATCTCGTCGTCGCGGGTCATGCGCCGTCCCAGCGGAATGCGGCGGGTGATGTCGGCGAGCTTGGCGTCCGGGTCGTCGAACCCGGCGAGCCAGGTGCGGTACAGCGGGGTCATCACCTCGGCGGGTACCACCGCGTTCACCCGCACGCCGTCGCCGGCCAGTGATGCCGCCCATTCCCGGGTCAGCGACAGCTGCGCGCCCTTGGCCGCGCAGTAGCCACTGGTGTCGCCCTGGCCGGTGAGCGCGGTCTTGGACGAGACGTTGACGATGGCGCCGCGCGCGGCCTTCAGCGCATCCACGCACAGGTGCGCCATCACGTAGTAATGGATCAGGTTGCGCTCCAGCGAGGCGACGAAGGCCGCGCGGCCGGCACCCAGGCCGACGCCGTCGTTGACCCCGGCGTTGTTGACCAGGCCGTGCAGCGCGCCGAACCCGGCCAGCACCTCGCGCACGGCGCTCGCGCAGGCCTCGGCATCGGCCAGTTCCAGCGGAAAGAAGCGCGCGCGTGGTTGCAGCGCCTGCAGCCGCTGCGCGAAGCCGGGCTCCGGCGCGCCGCGTGCGAACACCACCGGAATGGCGCCTTCGGCGGCCAGCGCCAGCGACACCGCCCCGCCAATGCCGGCGTCGCCGCCGGTCACGATCACCACCTTGTCGCGCAGCTGCAGATCCATCACTCCTCTCCCCCGGGGTGTACGCCATAGCAGCGTGCGGCATTTCCGCCCCACAGTCGTGCCTGCTCGTCGCCGGACAGGCTCGCGGCCCAGTCGCGCACCAGTGCGGCGACCACGGCGTAATCGGCGCGCAGCAGGCACACCGGCCAGTCCGAGCCGAACAGCAGGCGGTCGGGCCCGAAGGCGTCCAGCGCCGCGTCGAGATGGCGCTGGATCGCGCTGGCATCCAACCGCGCGGCACGGACCTCGGTGACCAGCCCGGATACCTTGCACAGCACGTGCGGCAGTGCGGCCAGCTCGCGCAGGCAGCGCCGCCACTGGTGTCCGTCGCCGCCATCGATGGCCGGCTTGCCCAGGTGGTCGAGCACCAGCCAGTGACGGTCGTGGCGCGCACAGAACGCGGCTACCGGCGCCAGCTGCGCCGGTCCGCGCACCAGGATGTCGTAGACCAGCGATTGCGCCTGCACCGCGCGCATGCCGCGCGCGAAGCGCGCATCGGCCAGGGTCGCGGCCACGTTGGCGTCGTCCTGCAGCAGGTGGCGCACGCCGGCGAAGCGTGGCTGGTCGCCCCAGTACGCCAGCCGACCGCCGGCATCGGCGGCGAGCAGGTCGACCCAGCCGACCACCGCGGCGATGCGCGGATACTGTCGCGCCAGGCCAAGCAGGAAGGTGTTCTCGGCCTCGCTGGCGCGCGCCTGCACCGCGATGCAGGCGTCGATGCCGGCGCTGTCGAGCAGCGGCAGCGCCTCGTCCGGCAGCCGGTCGCGGCGCAGCGCGTCCATGCCGGCGTCCATCCACGGGTAGTCCGCTGCGGTGTAGCGCCAGAAGTGCTGGTGGGCGTCGATGCGCGGGCTCATGGCGCCAGCTCCGCGCGCGGGGCGACGCTGGCCGTGTCGAAGTGCAGGTCCAGGTCCTGCGCCGGATAGGACGGCGCGGCCAGTTCCACGCGGATGATGGTGGCGCCGGCCTCGGCAGCGGGCAACACGAACGGGCCGATCGACTGCGTGCGCAGTGTCGCGCCATCGACCTCGCGCTGCTGGTCGCCGACGCGGAGGCGGTAGCGCTGCTGCGCGGGCGCCTGTACGCCATCGAAGCGCAGCCAGGCCGTCGCCCGCGGCGTGCTGGTGCGCACCGCGGCCTGCAGCGACACCGTGGTGGTGCGCTGGGTGCGGTAGCCACTGCCGAAGGCGAAACTGGTGCCGGGCTGCCAGGCCCGCATCGGCAGGGGGGCGCGGCCGTCGGCCGACAGCGCGACGGTGCCCGCCGGCACGATGCGCGCCGGCCCGTCCAGGTCCACGCGCAGCACCGGCAGCACCGGGTCGGGCGCCTGCGCCGGCAGTTCGATCACCACGTCGTCGCCCTGCCGGCGCCAGGCCAGTGGCGTGGTGTCACCGCCGGCCACGCGCACCGCGCGCGGATCGCTGGCCAGGCCGCGCACCACCAGGTCGCCGCCGCGCCAGTCGCGCACGAACAGGTACAGCCCGCCGGCGTCGGCCAGGGTGCTGCCCCATGGCTGCGGCGGCAGGCCGCCGGGGCGTGCGTCCAGCGCGGCGTTGCCGTGGCGCCGCAGCCATTGCCCGAGGCCGCGCAGGACCGCGGCCTCGAACGGC
Protein-coding regions in this window:
- a CDS encoding glucose/galactose MFS transporter, encoding MPVLPGTAPSPQDTGARRYRLAFVLVTSLFFLWGFSYGLLDVLNKHFQEALDITRARSALLQAAYFGAYFLMALPAARLMERHGYKTGILLGLGLFAVGALLFIPATAAGVFEYFLFALFVIACGLACLETAANPYATVLGPAESSERRLNLAQSFNGLGTFIAPFIGGKLFFGAPASGISGSHGVQLIYVATAIVVIAIAVLVWRTRMPEAAAGPAAPVAPARQPPLLRQRHFVFAVVAQFFYVAAQVGVGAFFINYAVDHVPGLSSERAAYLLAVALGCFLAGRFLATALMGVVPAARLLTAYAAINVVLCAVVVAGIGTVSVAALVAVFFFMSMMFPTIFALGVKGLGAQTKRGASFIIMAVVGGAIVPWFMGRIADLRGIESAFWVPALCFAVVAGYGLCARPRA
- a CDS encoding short-chain dehydrogenase; the encoded protein is MDLQLRDKVVIVTGGDAGIGGAVSLALAAEGAIPVVFARGAPEPGFAQRLQALQPRARFFPLELADAEACASAVREVLAGFGALHGLVNNAGVNDGVGLGAGRAAFVASLERNLIHYYVMAHLCVDALKAARGAIVNVSSKTALTGQGDTSGYCAAKGAQLSLTREWAASLAGDGVRVNAVVPAEVMTPLYRTWLAGFDDPDAKLADITRRIPLGRRMTRDDEIADSVLFLLSARASHVTGQWLFVDGGYTHLDRALT
- a CDS encoding amidohydrolase is translated as MSPRIDAHQHFWRYTAADYPWMDAGMDALRRDRLPDEALPLLDSAGIDACIAVQARASEAENTFLLGLARQYPRIAAVVGWVDLLAADAGGRLAYWGDQPRFAGVRHLLQDDANVAATLADARFARGMRAVQAQSLVYDILVRGPAQLAPVAAFCARHDRHWLVLDHLGKPAIDGGDGHQWRRCLRELAALPHVLCKVSGLVTEVRAARLDASAIQRHLDAALDAFGPDRLLFGSDWPVCLLRADYAVVAALVRDWAASLSGDEQARLWGGNAARCYGVHPGGEE
- a CDS encoding L-fucose mutarotase, with product MRHCLALDLKDDPSLIARYEAYHRAVWPEVLAHLRRHGVRELEIFRLGTRLVMVMDTDDAVFDAARLAAAEAGDPRLRAWEELMWTFQAATPWTPDGAKWTPMHCLFRLADTD